From the genome of Corallococcus macrosporus DSM 14697:
CCTGTTCCGCAAGGCCATCCTGGACATGACGGAGAGCTGGCTGTGGGAGCTGGCCAACCAAATCCAGAACCGCATCCCGGACCCCATCGACTACGTGGAGATGCGGCGGCAGACGTTCGGCTCGGACCTCACCATGAGCCTGTCCCGCCTGGCCCACGGCGACGCGCTGCCGCCTGAAATCTTCCACACCCGGCCCATCCGCAGCCTGGAGGGCGCGGCGGCGGACTACGCCTGCCTCACCAACGACGTCTTCTCCTACCAGAAGGAGATTGAGTTCGAGGGCGAGCTCAACAACGGCGTGCTCGTCGTGCAGCGCTTCCTGGACCTGGACCCGGCGCGGGCCGTCTCCGTCGTCAATGACTTGATGACCGCCCGGATGCAGCAGTTCGAATACATCATCGCCAACGAGCTGGAGCCGCTCACGCGCAACTTCAACCTGGACGGCCAGGCGAAGGAGAAGCTGCGCCAGTACGTCCAGAAGCTGCAGCAATGGATGAGCGGCGTGCTCATCTGGCACCAGACGGTGGACCGCTACAAGGAGCCCGAGCTGCGCGCGTCCCGCAAGCTGGCGCCGCGCCTCTCCTCGGGCCCCACCGGCCTGGGCACCTCCGCCGCACGCATCGCCTCCCTCTTCAGCAACCTGCGCTCCGGCGCCTGACCTTCCCTCCCAATCGAAAGGCCCATCATGTCGAACATCCTCAAGCCGGGCGGTGACTCCGAGCAGTCCCAGTTGAGCCTGGGTACGGCCGCGGCGCGCCAGCTCGCCACCACGACCAAGTCCGTCCCGCAGATGCAGGGCATCTCCTCCCGGTGGCTGCTCAAGCTGCTGCCCTGGGTGCAGGTGTCCGGCGGCGTGTACCGCGTCAACCGCCGGCTGAGCTACGCGGTGGGTGATGGCCGCGTCACGTTCACCACCACCGGCGCCAAGGTGCAGGTCATCCCGCAGGAGCTGTGCGAGCTGCCCCTGCTGCGCAGCTACGACGACGTGGAGGTGCTGACGGCGCTGGCCAACCGCTTCGAGCAGAAGACGTACAAGGCCGGAGAGGTCATCACCGAGGTGGGCAAGGAGGCGGACTGCATCGTCCTCATCGCCCACGGCAAGGTGAACATGATTGGCGCCGGCAAGTACGGTGACGCCACCGTGCTCGGGGTGCTGGCGGACGGCGACCACTACAGCTACGAGGCGCTGCTGGAGTCGCAGGACTACTGGAAGTTCACCGCCAAGGCCGTCACGGCGTCCACCGTGCTCGTGCTCCAGCAGTCGGACTTCGAGGCCGTGGTGGCCCAGGCCCCGTCGCTGCAGAAGCACGTCGAGCGCTTCAAGGCCCGCGCGAAGAAGAAGCAGGACACCACGGGCCAGGCGGAAATCGAGCTGGCCGCCGGCCACTCCGGCGAGCCGGTGCTGCCGGGCACCTACGTGGACTACGAGACGTCGCCCCGCGAGTACGAGCTGAGCGTGGCCCAGACGGTGCTCCAGATTCACACCCGCGTGGCGGACCTCTTCAACGAGCCCATGAACCAGACGGAGCAGCAGCTCCGGCTGACCATTGAAGCGTTGAAGGAGCGCAAGGAGCACGAGGTCATCAACAACCGCGACTTCGGCCTGCTGCACAACGCCGACCTCAAGCAGCGCATCCACACCCGCCACGGCCCGCCCACGCCGGACGACATGGACGAGCTGCTGGCCACCGTGTGGAAGGAGCCGTCCTTCTTCCTGGCCCACCCGCGCGCCATCGCCGCCTTCGGCCAGGAGTGCAGCCGCCGGGGCATCTACCCCACCAGCGTGGACTTCAACGGCAACATGGTGCCCGCCTGGCGCGGCGTCCCCATCTTCCCGTCCAGCAAGATTCCCGTCAGCGAGTCGCGCACCACGTCCATCATGCTGATGCGCGCGGGTGAGAAGAACCAGGGCGTCGTCGGCCTGCACCCGGGCACCATCCCCGACGAGGTCGAGCCCGGCCTCAACGTCCGGTTCATGGGCATCAACGAAAAGGCCATCATCAACTACCTGGTCACCACCTACTTCTCCGCCGCCGTCCTCGTGCCCGACGCGCTGGGCATCCTGGAGAGCGTCGAAATCGGCCGCGGCGACTAGCCCTCCCCTGGCTCGGACGACGTGAGAGGTCTCACATGGCGAACTTCATGAAGACGGGCGGCGACGACACGCCGCGGTTGAGCCTGGGCACGGCCGCCGCGCGCCAGCTCGCGACGACGACCAAGACGGTCCCGCAGATGCAGGGCCTCACCCCGCGGTGGCTCCTGCGCATGCTGCCGTGGGTGGAGGTGCCGGGTGGCGTGTACCGCGTCAACCGGCGCCTGAGCTACGCGGTGGAGGATGACCGCCTCGTGTTCAGCAACATCGGCGCGAAGGTGCAGATCATCCCGCGGGAGCTGCTCAAGCTGCCGCTGCTGCGGGGCCTGAGCGGCGACGACGAGGTGATTTCCGCCCTGGCCAGCCGCTTCACCCAGGCGGAGTTCAAGGCGGGCGACGTCATCGTCGAGGAGGGCAGGCCCGCCGAGCACGTCTTCCTGCTGGCCCACGGCAAGGCGCGCAAGCTGCGCGCGGGGCCGTACGGCGCCCCCGTCACCCTGGACGTGCTGGCGGATGGCGACCACTTCGGCGACCAGGCCGTGGCGGAGTCGAACGACGCCTGGGGCTACACCGTCAAGGCCACCACGCCGTGCACGGTGCTGTCCCTGCCGCAGCAGGTGTTCGAAGAGCTGATTGCCCGGTCCGCCACGCTGCGCGCCCAGGTGGAGCGGTTCCGGGAGCGGCTGAAGAAGCCCCAGGACAAGATGGGGCAGGCCGCCATTCCGCTGGCGGCCGGCCACTCCGGAGAGCCGCCCATCCAGGGCGGCTTCGTGGACTACGAGCTCGCGCCCCGCGAGTACGAGCTGAGCGTGGCCCAGACGGTCCTCCGGGTCCACACGCGCGTCTCCGACGTCTTCAGCGACCCCATGGACCAGACGGAGCAGCAGCTCCGGCTGACCATTGAAGC
Proteins encoded in this window:
- a CDS encoding family 2B encapsulin nanocompartment shell protein; this encodes MSNILKPGGDSEQSQLSLGTAAARQLATTTKSVPQMQGISSRWLLKLLPWVQVSGGVYRVNRRLSYAVGDGRVTFTTTGAKVQVIPQELCELPLLRSYDDVEVLTALANRFEQKTYKAGEVITEVGKEADCIVLIAHGKVNMIGAGKYGDATVLGVLADGDHYSYEALLESQDYWKFTAKAVTASTVLVLQQSDFEAVVAQAPSLQKHVERFKARAKKKQDTTGQAEIELAAGHSGEPVLPGTYVDYETSPREYELSVAQTVLQIHTRVADLFNEPMNQTEQQLRLTIEALKERKEHEVINNRDFGLLHNADLKQRIHTRHGPPTPDDMDELLATVWKEPSFFLAHPRAIAAFGQECSRRGIYPTSVDFNGNMVPAWRGVPIFPSSKIPVSESRTTSIMLMRAGEKNQGVVGLHPGTIPDEVEPGLNVRFMGINEKAIINYLVTTYFSAAVLVPDALGILESVEIGRGD
- a CDS encoding family 2B encapsulin nanocompartment shell protein → MANFMKTGGDDTPRLSLGTAAARQLATTTKTVPQMQGLTPRWLLRMLPWVEVPGGVYRVNRRLSYAVEDDRLVFSNIGAKVQIIPRELLKLPLLRGLSGDDEVISALASRFTQAEFKAGDVIVEEGRPAEHVFLLAHGKARKLRAGPYGAPVTLDVLADGDHFGDQAVAESNDAWGYTVKATTPCTVLSLPQQVFEELIARSATLRAQVERFRERLKKPQDKMGQAAIPLAAGHSGEPPIQGGFVDYELAPREYELSVAQTVLRVHTRVSDVFSDPMDQTEQQLRLTIEALKERQEHELINNRDFGLLHNADLKQRLHTRHGPPTPDDLDELLSRRRKSRFFLAHPRTIAAFGRECTRRGVYPTPVDVQGTPCMAWRGVPLLPCDKIPITEQRTSAILVLRTGQEDQGVIGLRHTGLPDEVEPGLSVRRMDVTDKAITNYLVSTYFSAAPLIPDALGVLENVELGA